Proteins from one Chitinophaga oryzae genomic window:
- a CDS encoding 4Fe-4S dicluster domain-containing protein: protein MAIKITDECINCGACEPECPNNAIYEGGVEWALADGTTVKGAYTLMDGSQMDADQRNAPISVDTYYIVPNKCTECQGFHEEPQCAAVCPVDCCVPDEMYQETVDELMAKKDRLHL from the coding sequence ATGGCAATTAAGATAACAGATGAATGTATAAATTGCGGCGCTTGTGAACCGGAATGCCCTAATAACGCCATTTATGAAGGCGGTGTGGAATGGGCGCTGGCCGATGGTACGACCGTAAAAGGTGCCTATACCCTGATGGATGGTAGCCAGATGGACGCCGATCAGCGTAATGCCCCGATCAGCGTTGATACTTATTATATTGTGCCGAACAAGTGTACAGAATGCCAGGGTTTTCACGAAGAACCGCAATGTGCGGCTGTTTGCCCGGTAGATTGCTGCGTTCCGGACGAAATGTACCAGGAAACGGTAGATGAGCTGATGGCTAAGAAAGACAGACTGCACCTCTAA
- a CDS encoding D-alanine--D-alanine ligase, with protein sequence MKKNIALVAGGYSGEYVISVQSAETIQKNLDSSKYEVYKIIVTREGWRHTAADGTVCEIDKNDFSLTIGGNKIKFDAVFIGIHGTPGEDGRLQGYFEMLDIPYTSCGMVTSALTFNKSYCNKVVAALDVVNVSKSVHIFRDQPHDPAAILQELRLPVFVKPAEGGSSIGMSKVKTAEELPAAIEKAFKEDSQVLIEEFIKGRELTIGLYRANGVLNVLPITEVVSSKEFFDYEAKYTPGVSNEITPAPVPDDITALVQQTASTLYNKLNCKGITRIDFIYEEATGKLYFLEANTMPGQSENSLVPQQVRAAGKTLQAFYGEVLEECMKK encoded by the coding sequence ATGAAGAAGAACATCGCCTTGGTAGCCGGTGGATATTCCGGAGAATATGTAATATCCGTACAGAGCGCTGAAACCATACAGAAGAACCTGGACAGCAGTAAATATGAGGTGTATAAGATCATTGTCACCCGTGAAGGCTGGCGCCATACGGCTGCTGACGGAACTGTCTGTGAGATCGACAAAAATGATTTCTCCCTGACCATCGGCGGTAATAAAATAAAATTTGATGCGGTGTTCATCGGTATTCACGGTACCCCCGGCGAAGACGGCCGTCTGCAGGGCTACTTCGAAATGCTGGATATCCCGTACACCAGCTGTGGTATGGTGACTTCGGCGTTGACCTTCAATAAGAGCTATTGCAATAAAGTGGTGGCCGCCCTCGATGTGGTAAACGTGTCTAAATCCGTCCACATCTTCCGCGACCAGCCGCATGATCCGGCTGCTATCCTGCAGGAACTGCGTTTACCCGTTTTCGTGAAACCGGCCGAAGGGGGCAGCAGCATCGGCATGTCTAAAGTAAAAACGGCTGAAGAACTGCCCGCCGCCATCGAAAAAGCCTTTAAGGAAGACAGCCAGGTGCTGATCGAAGAGTTCATCAAGGGACGCGAACTGACCATCGGTCTTTACCGCGCCAATGGCGTTCTCAACGTATTGCCTATCACAGAAGTAGTGAGCAGCAAGGAGTTCTTCGATTATGAAGCCAAATATACCCCGGGGGTATCCAACGAGATCACACCGGCGCCGGTACCGGACGATATTACCGCACTGGTGCAGCAAACAGCGTCCACCCTGTATAACAAGCTGAATTGTAAGGGTATTACCCGGATCGACTTTATCTATGAAGAAGCTACCGGTAAACTGTACTTCCTCGAAGCCAACACCATGCCCGGCCAGTCAGAAAACAGCCTGGTGCCGCAGCAGGTAAGGGCTGCCGGCAAAACCCTGCAGGCGTTCTATGGCGAAGTGCTGGAAGAATGCATGAAGAAATAA
- a CDS encoding PASTA domain-containing protein, whose amino-acid sequence MFDFITKRSFGINLLVVIALFFGLALLFFSLLGVITRHNEELTVPDVRGKSVKEAIALLEKEGFEADVRDSIYIDSIPPLSVWVQTPDKGARVKVGRTIYLTVNKVVAPMVKMPDLEGLTFRSAEMMLKSMRLNVGDTIYRPDFATNTVLQQLLNGKRIKPGTPVAEGSNITLIISSGTGSIENPVPDFVGLTFTEAREMLNANNLSAGTIIIDPGVTDTANAFIIKQVPARRNEIGDFNMVRAGESIDLWLSATKPVKDSTQVPVQE is encoded by the coding sequence ATGTTCGACTTTATTACCAAACGCTCTTTCGGAATTAACCTGTTGGTCGTGATAGCGTTATTTTTTGGACTGGCACTGTTGTTTTTCTCACTGTTAGGGGTAATTACCCGGCATAATGAAGAGCTGACAGTCCCGGACGTGCGCGGGAAAAGTGTAAAAGAAGCCATCGCCCTCCTGGAAAAGGAAGGATTCGAAGCCGATGTAAGAGACTCCATCTACATAGACAGTATCCCTCCCTTGTCTGTATGGGTACAGACTCCCGATAAAGGCGCCCGCGTTAAAGTCGGCAGAACGATCTACCTGACGGTGAACAAGGTAGTGGCTCCCATGGTGAAAATGCCCGACCTGGAAGGGCTTACTTTCCGCAGCGCGGAGATGATGCTCAAAAGCATGCGTCTCAATGTAGGAGATACTATCTACAGGCCGGACTTCGCTACCAATACGGTGTTGCAGCAGTTGCTCAACGGCAAACGCATCAAACCGGGCACCCCTGTTGCAGAAGGCAGCAATATCACCCTGATTATCAGCAGCGGCACCGGCAGCATCGAAAATCCCGTACCTGATTTCGTAGGTCTTACCTTCACGGAAGCCCGCGAAATGCTCAATGCGAACAACCTGAGCGCAGGTACCATTATAATCGATCCCGGGGTAACTGACACTGCCAATGCATTTATTATCAAGCAGGTGCCAGCCCGCAGAAACGAAATCGGCGATTTCAACATGGTAAGGGCCGGTGAAAGCATCGATCTGTGGCTGTCTGCTACCAAACCGGTGAAAGATTCAACACAGGTGCCTGTACAGGAATAA
- a CDS encoding rhodanese-like domain-containing protein, translating into MQNITKEELKQRIDAGEQLNILDVREPHERAEFNIGGFHIPLGLVQTMQVDEIEHLKDEEVIVYCRSGNRSGQACMLLETMGFTNVKNLVGGMLNWQA; encoded by the coding sequence ATGCAGAATATCACAAAAGAAGAACTGAAACAACGCATCGACGCCGGTGAACAACTGAACATCCTCGATGTTCGTGAGCCACATGAACGCGCTGAATTCAATATCGGTGGCTTTCATATTCCGCTGGGCCTCGTGCAGACAATGCAGGTAGATGAAATAGAACACCTGAAAGACGAGGAAGTTATCGTATACTGCCGCAGCGGCAACCGCAGCGGACAGGCCTGCATGCTCCTGGAAACCATGGGTTTCACCAATGTGAAGAACCTGGTGGGCGGTATGCTCAACTGGCAGGCGTAA
- a CDS encoding RidA family protein, translating to MKRTLYSSGAQWENKVGYSRAVRVGNTIEVSGTVAVDNDKVVAEGDAYEQTRFVLAKIESVLISAGATLHDVVRTRMFVTDISRWEEYGRAHGEFFKAIKPATTMVEVSRLIDPRYLVEIEATAVVMP from the coding sequence ATGAAACGCACCCTTTATTCTTCCGGCGCACAATGGGAAAACAAAGTCGGTTATTCCCGTGCAGTACGGGTAGGCAATACTATCGAGGTTTCAGGAACAGTTGCAGTAGACAATGATAAAGTAGTAGCGGAAGGCGATGCCTATGAACAGACCCGCTTTGTACTGGCTAAAATAGAATCGGTCCTCATCTCCGCAGGCGCTACCCTGCATGATGTCGTCAGGACCCGTATGTTTGTGACCGATATTTCCCGCTGGGAAGAGTATGGCCGGGCGCACGGCGAATTTTTTAAAGCCATCAAACCCGCCACTACCATGGTAGAAGTGAGCAGGTTGATAGACCCGCGATACCTGGTGGAAATAGAGGCGACCGCCGTGGTGATGCCATGA
- a CDS encoding tail fiber protein — MRSNYQWGGIYVKATNLLTNQSPLTGGTYGQTLVPPNGFLARTDYYGLKCDFDNNRFEKLPYTDVTGFVYDSTGLSLGKPVRNGILNINSIGRTDGDLVFMTKDSTSAQCDFFSNYKGGTDLQNGVLGYGVRPMSKAWQIWEKGYNSIWTNLFHVGVNGNVGIGTLNPQAKLAVKGTVLAQRVKVTVAAADWPDYVFSKNYVLPSLQEVENYIRQHQHLPDMPAAAEVARDGHDLGEVNRKLVQKVEELTLYIIDLQKRIAALEQRP; from the coding sequence ATGAGATCAAACTATCAGTGGGGAGGCATTTACGTAAAGGCCACTAACCTGTTGACGAACCAAAGCCCCCTTACCGGCGGCACCTATGGCCAGACACTGGTGCCACCAAACGGCTTCCTGGCCAGGACCGATTACTACGGGCTAAAATGTGATTTTGACAACAACAGGTTCGAGAAGCTGCCCTACACGGATGTCACTGGTTTTGTTTACGACTCTACAGGGCTTTCACTTGGAAAACCCGTAAGAAACGGAATCCTGAACATCAATAGCATCGGCCGGACAGACGGTGATTTGGTTTTTATGACGAAAGATTCAACATCCGCCCAGTGTGATTTTTTTTCCAATTACAAAGGCGGGACAGATTTGCAGAATGGCGTGTTGGGATACGGCGTACGCCCTATGAGCAAAGCCTGGCAGATTTGGGAAAAAGGCTATAATTCAATCTGGACCAATCTCTTTCATGTCGGCGTAAATGGCAATGTAGGTATTGGCACCCTGAACCCGCAGGCAAAACTGGCCGTGAAAGGCACTGTCCTCGCCCAGCGGGTAAAAGTAACAGTTGCCGCAGCCGATTGGCCGGACTATGTCTTCAGCAAAAATTATGTACTGCCTTCTTTACAGGAAGTAGAAAACTATATCCGCCAACATCAACATCTGCCGGACATGCCGGCTGCTGCTGAAGTGGCCAGGGACGGGCATGACCTCGGTGAAGTGAATCGGAAGCTGGTGCAGAAGGTGGAAGAACTGACGCTGTATATCATCGACCTGCAAAAGAGAATCGCTGCACTGGAACAACGACCTTAA
- a CDS encoding type 1 glutamine amidotransferase produces MHPIKNNWKVAVLDMYEGVANEGMRCIREILVQYAAMHALDLQFDEFEVRLQQQVPDTSYDIYISTGGPGSPVDSEGSVWEQKYFSLIEDLLAWNRTQEQKKPAFFICHSYQIMCRYYGIGNVCKRRSPAFGVFPVHKTAAGLSEKVFTALPDPFYIVDSRNWQVIELNHERLYAMGGQVLALEKERPHVPLERATMAIRFNDHFIGTQFHPEADADGMHMYLRQEEKKKQVVDHHGIEKYNSMLEQLTDPDKIMLTHDRLITAFLDYAVYGQMSDRLAAIEHLEGVPAHNDDENTFF; encoded by the coding sequence ATGCATCCAATTAAAAACAACTGGAAAGTAGCAGTGCTGGATATGTATGAGGGCGTGGCCAATGAAGGTATGCGCTGCATCCGGGAAATACTGGTGCAATATGCAGCGATGCACGCACTGGACCTGCAATTCGATGAGTTTGAAGTCAGACTGCAACAACAGGTGCCCGACACCTCCTATGACATTTATATCTCTACCGGCGGCCCCGGCAGCCCGGTAGACAGCGAAGGCAGCGTGTGGGAACAGAAATATTTCTCGCTGATAGAAGATCTCCTCGCCTGGAACCGTACACAGGAACAGAAAAAACCCGCTTTTTTCATCTGTCACTCTTACCAGATCATGTGCCGCTACTATGGTATCGGCAACGTCTGTAAACGCAGGTCGCCCGCCTTCGGGGTTTTCCCGGTGCACAAAACCGCCGCCGGCCTCTCCGAAAAAGTATTTACCGCCCTGCCCGATCCGTTTTATATTGTAGACAGCCGCAACTGGCAGGTAATAGAACTGAACCACGAACGCCTCTACGCTATGGGCGGACAGGTACTGGCGCTGGAAAAAGAACGGCCGCATGTACCGCTGGAACGCGCTACTATGGCCATCCGCTTCAATGACCACTTTATAGGTACCCAGTTCCATCCGGAAGCAGACGCCGATGGTATGCATATGTATCTCCGCCAGGAAGAAAAGAAAAAACAGGTGGTCGACCATCACGGCATCGAAAAATACAACAGCATGCTGGAACAGCTCACCGATCCGGACAAAATCATGCTGACGCACGACCGGCTGATCACCGCTTTCCTCGACTACGCCGTTTACGGGCAAATGAGCGACCGGCTGGCTGCCATTGAGCACCTGGAAGGCGTCCCCGCCCACAACGACGATGAAAACACGTTTTTCTAA
- a CDS encoding carboxylate-amine ligase, with protein MFRAFTLGIEEEYMVMDPTTRELRSHEQKIVEQAHKVIRDQVKAEFHQAVVEVGTQICANIQEAREDVALLRRTITQIAGDLGFSIGASGTHPFSKWEKQMITDHPRYFEIVNEMQDAARSNLIFGLHVHVGMENREMALHIANSVRYFLPHIFALSTNSPFWEGRNTGFKSFRTKVFDKFPRTGIPDYFASIEEYDNYIKLLVKTNCIDNAKKVWWDLRVHPFFNTVEFRICDVPLTIDDTITLAALFQAVCAKIYKLRMQNLNFIIYNRALVNENKWRASRYGIDGNLIDFGKEMEVNTRSLIYELLDFIDDVVDDLGSRDVIKATTDILANGTGADRQLKVFEETQDLVAVTDYIHSQFLKNC; from the coding sequence ATGTTCAGAGCGTTTACGCTGGGTATAGAAGAAGAATACATGGTCATGGACCCCACCACCCGGGAGCTCCGGTCCCATGAGCAAAAGATTGTGGAACAGGCCCATAAAGTGATCCGCGACCAGGTAAAAGCTGAATTTCACCAGGCAGTGGTGGAAGTGGGCACCCAGATATGCGCCAACATACAGGAAGCACGTGAAGATGTGGCGCTGCTGCGCCGTACCATCACCCAGATAGCCGGCGACCTCGGCTTCAGCATCGGCGCCTCCGGCACCCACCCTTTCAGTAAGTGGGAAAAACAAATGATCACCGACCATCCCCGCTATTTTGAGATCGTCAATGAAATGCAGGACGCCGCCAGGTCCAACCTGATCTTTGGCCTGCATGTGCACGTAGGCATGGAAAACAGGGAAATGGCCCTGCATATCGCCAACTCCGTCCGCTATTTTCTGCCGCATATTTTTGCCCTCAGTACCAACTCTCCGTTCTGGGAAGGCCGCAATACCGGCTTCAAATCCTTCCGTACCAAGGTTTTTGATAAGTTTCCCCGTACCGGCATCCCCGATTATTTCGCCAGTATCGAAGAATACGACAACTATATCAAACTGCTGGTCAAAACCAACTGTATCGATAACGCCAAAAAGGTATGGTGGGACCTGCGGGTACACCCGTTCTTCAACACAGTGGAATTCCGCATCTGCGACGTACCACTGACCATAGACGACACCATCACCCTGGCAGCGCTCTTCCAGGCCGTATGCGCCAAAATATACAAGCTGCGCATGCAGAACCTGAACTTCATCATTTACAACCGGGCCCTTGTCAACGAAAACAAATGGCGCGCCTCCCGCTACGGCATCGATGGTAACCTCATCGATTTCGGCAAAGAGATGGAAGTCAACACACGATCGCTCATATACGAACTGCTCGATTTTATCGACGACGTAGTAGACGATCTCGGCAGCCGCGATGTGATCAAAGCCACTACAGACATCCTGGCCAACGGCACCGGGGCGGACAGGCAGCTGAAAGTATTTGAAGAAACCCAGGACCTCGTTGCCGTAACAGACTACATTCACAGCCAGTTTCTGAAGAACTGCTGA
- a CDS encoding esterase family protein, with protein sequence MTENYYKWHSPNLGKEFEMLVFGDSGYPLLLFPTSMGRYYESKDRGLIDAIRWFIDEGRVKVYCPDSIDAASWYNRSITPQYRAYNHTCYDKMLIEEVMPRIEAETGRQRIVAAGCSFGGYHAANFAFRYPGRVSYLFSLSGIFDIKARVDDYYDDHVYFNNPADFMPGNNDPDLWRMGIVLGAAETDVTRPQNEQFSQLLAAKNITHWLDIRPHAHHDWPVWREMLPHYLSLIK encoded by the coding sequence ATGACTGAAAACTACTATAAATGGCATTCACCCAACCTGGGAAAGGAATTTGAGATGCTGGTATTCGGTGACAGCGGATATCCGCTGCTACTTTTTCCCACCTCCATGGGCCGCTACTACGAAAGCAAAGACCGCGGCCTCATCGACGCTATCCGATGGTTTATCGACGAAGGACGCGTAAAAGTGTACTGCCCCGACAGTATCGACGCCGCCAGCTGGTACAACAGGAGCATCACTCCCCAGTACCGGGCGTATAATCATACCTGTTATGACAAAATGCTGATAGAGGAAGTGATGCCGCGCATAGAAGCGGAAACAGGCCGGCAGCGCATTGTGGCCGCCGGATGCAGCTTCGGCGGATATCATGCCGCCAATTTCGCCTTCCGTTATCCCGGCCGCGTGTCTTATCTCTTCAGCCTCAGCGGTATCTTCGATATCAAAGCCCGGGTGGATGACTATTACGACGATCACGTGTATTTCAACAACCCGGCCGACTTCATGCCGGGCAACAACGACCCGGACCTCTGGCGTATGGGGATCGTACTTGGCGCCGCAGAAACAGACGTTACCCGCCCGCAGAACGAACAGTTTTCACAACTGCTGGCGGCCAAAAATATTACCCACTGGCTGGACATCAGGCCGCACGCCCACCATGACTGGCCAGTATGGCGCGAAATGCTGCCACACTATCTGTCACTCATCAAGTAA
- a CDS encoding alpha/beta hydrolase has translation MQIDRRRVPARGLQREVALDVYQPEGGPHVLLLMNDGQDLPVPPAAIPPGVWVAAVHAGPQRRQEYGVAGVADYKGDGALAAVYSQFVIKELLPFLEREYPSLAGVKRAFAGFSLGGLSALDIVWQHPQHFSMAGVFSGALWWRSRPLDAAYSDERDRIIHRRIRESTYRPGLQFFFECGSADETADRNGNGIIDSIDDTRDLITELVKKGYREPEDITYLEVPGGRHDKETWGRAMEVFLGLIHKKS, from the coding sequence ATGCAAATAGATCGACGGAGGGTCCCTGCAAGGGGACTGCAGCGGGAAGTCGCGCTGGACGTATATCAACCCGAAGGGGGGCCGCATGTTTTATTGCTGATGAATGACGGGCAGGACCTGCCGGTGCCGCCTGCAGCGATACCGCCGGGGGTATGGGTGGCAGCCGTTCATGCCGGGCCGCAGCGCCGCCAGGAGTATGGAGTGGCCGGTGTGGCCGATTACAAGGGGGATGGAGCGCTGGCAGCGGTGTACAGCCAGTTTGTGATAAAAGAATTACTACCCTTTCTGGAGCGGGAGTATCCTTCGTTGGCCGGTGTAAAACGGGCGTTCGCGGGGTTTTCGCTGGGAGGGTTGTCGGCGCTGGACATCGTGTGGCAGCATCCGCAGCATTTCAGTATGGCCGGTGTGTTCTCCGGCGCCCTCTGGTGGCGGAGCCGCCCGCTGGATGCCGCTTACAGCGATGAGCGTGATCGTATTATACACCGCCGTATCCGGGAAAGCACTTACCGGCCGGGGCTTCAGTTCTTTTTTGAATGCGGGAGCGCGGATGAAACAGCGGACCGTAACGGCAACGGTATCATTGACAGTATCGATGATACGCGCGATCTGATAACGGAGCTGGTGAAGAAAGGGTACCGGGAGCCGGAGGATATTACTTACCTGGAGGTGCCCGGCGGACGGCATGATAAGGAAACGTGGGGGAGGGCGATGGAGGTGTTTTTGGGGTTGATCCATAAAAAAAGCTGA
- a CDS encoding TonB-dependent receptor yields the protein MKQTSLIMGFKKLLFTLSLLLTTIFTYAQVTTSGMNGKVTGTDNVGLPGATVVAIHLPSGTKYGTTTDAEGFYRLPNMNVGGPYKVTISYIGFNEFSQDNISLALGQTFKLNAKLADKSREIKQVEVVAQRNNAFDPNRKGAQTVISRSQIEALPTVGRNYTDFARLTPQARLTKDGNGNNGISIAGTNSRYNAIFVDGAVQNDVFGLSDNGANGGQIGISPFSVDIIDQININVSPFDVKQGGFAGGSINAVTRSGTNNIEGSAYYFFRNQDLAGKRPTDTKGADRPKLPDFTSQTYGLRIGGPIIKNKLFYFVNAEFQKDETPQNFGYDTYAASLKANAASRDQLDAISGKLMKMGYDPGGYESNIRKLDGTKLFVRLDWNINSVHKFTIRHQYNRGVSTSPAVSNQRNIFYANRGVYFPSTTNATTAELKSMFGNRASNSLLIGVNRVRDDRGVMGNPFPNVFITKESIGFGSEAFSAANLLQQDVITLTDNFELYKGKHTITIGTSNEYYNLNNVFIRNNFGAYTYANVNDFLNDKSPIRFQRTFSAVDNGIGDDTKAAAKLKAMQLGLYVQDDYQISDNFKLSYGLRADLPIFLDKPRENAGFNENVLPKLEAAGWDLNGARTGVKPDSKILLSPRIAFNWDVTGDQRTQIRGGAGIFTSRIPFVWVGGIYNNNGVTLGEMDVKYDPTKPTAPGNQPIVFNPAYDKQPSITAVPSGQIDLFAKNFKFPQVFRTSLAVDRKLPWGMVGTLEGIFTKTLNNVNYYNLAYVKNGNQTVTGNGGDNRPIYRKIGTDTLGAYPNIYYAENTSKGYTYSFTAQLQKAFRNGLSANVAYTFSRAKGLNDGQSSQNSSQWRMPNVRGKNDLDMAYSIYDGGSRIVASVSYKKEYAGFMATTVSLFYTGQNGDRFSYGYRDNAGNLNITKDLPGSGDAGLSIMYVPRDASEIHLVDYKDAGGNTVSAADQWNRLNSFIENDKYLASRRGQYVERNGVRAPFSNIFDLHLAQDFYIKQKNGVRHTLQLTFDIFNLGNLINKDWGRLYTARTGMSYNNYGLIDFVGFEADGTTPKFNYTGPAAKNKTVAQIDDIGLQTARWQSQVGIRYTFK from the coding sequence ATGAAACAAACTTCTCTGATCATGGGATTTAAAAAATTACTCTTTACCTTATCCTTATTACTTACAACGATCTTTACCTATGCACAGGTTACGACCTCTGGTATGAACGGTAAGGTGACCGGTACAGACAATGTTGGTTTACCCGGTGCAACAGTAGTTGCCATTCACCTTCCTTCCGGTACCAAGTATGGTACAACAACCGATGCCGAAGGTTTCTACCGTTTGCCAAACATGAACGTAGGAGGCCCGTACAAGGTAACCATTTCCTACATTGGCTTCAACGAATTTTCCCAGGACAACATCTCGCTCGCGCTGGGCCAGACGTTTAAACTGAACGCTAAACTGGCTGACAAAAGCCGGGAAATCAAACAAGTAGAAGTGGTTGCACAGCGTAACAACGCCTTTGATCCAAACCGTAAAGGTGCCCAGACAGTGATCAGCCGCTCCCAGATTGAAGCCCTGCCTACCGTTGGCCGTAACTATACGGACTTTGCCCGTTTAACACCTCAGGCAAGGCTGACCAAAGACGGTAACGGAAACAACGGTATCTCTATTGCCGGTACCAACAGCCGTTACAATGCTATCTTCGTAGACGGCGCCGTACAAAACGACGTGTTTGGTCTGTCCGACAATGGTGCTAACGGTGGCCAGATTGGTATTTCCCCTTTCAGTGTGGACATTATCGATCAGATCAACATCAACGTTTCTCCGTTCGACGTAAAGCAAGGTGGTTTTGCCGGCGGTTCCATCAATGCTGTGACCCGCAGCGGTACCAATAACATAGAAGGTTCTGCTTACTACTTCTTCCGTAACCAGGACCTCGCTGGTAAAAGACCTACAGACACCAAAGGTGCTGACCGTCCAAAGCTGCCGGACTTCACCTCCCAGACTTACGGTCTGCGTATCGGTGGCCCGATCATTAAAAATAAACTGTTCTACTTCGTAAACGCAGAATTCCAGAAAGACGAAACACCGCAGAACTTCGGTTACGATACTTATGCTGCCAGCCTGAAAGCTAATGCCGCCAGCCGTGACCAGCTGGACGCTATCAGCGGCAAACTGATGAAAATGGGTTATGATCCCGGAGGATATGAAAGCAACATCCGGAAACTGGACGGTACTAAACTGTTCGTTCGCCTGGACTGGAACATCAACAGTGTTCACAAATTCACCATCCGCCATCAGTACAACAGAGGTGTAAGCACCAGCCCTGCTGTATCTAACCAGCGTAATATCTTTTACGCCAACAGAGGCGTTTACTTCCCTTCTACGACCAATGCTACTACCGCCGAGCTGAAAAGCATGTTCGGTAACAGAGCCTCCAACTCATTGCTGATCGGTGTAAACCGTGTACGTGACGATCGTGGCGTGATGGGTAACCCTTTCCCTAACGTCTTCATCACCAAAGAATCTATCGGTTTTGGTTCTGAAGCATTCTCCGCAGCTAACCTGCTGCAACAGGATGTGATCACCCTGACTGACAACTTTGAGTTGTACAAAGGCAAACACACCATCACTATTGGTACCAGCAACGAATACTACAATCTGAACAACGTATTCATCAGAAATAACTTCGGCGCCTATACTTACGCCAACGTGAACGATTTTCTGAACGATAAATCCCCTATCCGTTTCCAGCGTACTTTCTCTGCTGTTGACAACGGTATCGGCGACGACACCAAAGCTGCTGCTAAATTAAAAGCCATGCAGCTCGGCTTATATGTTCAGGACGATTACCAGATCAGCGACAACTTCAAACTGTCTTATGGTCTGCGTGCCGACCTGCCTATCTTCCTCGATAAACCTCGTGAAAATGCCGGTTTCAACGAAAACGTACTGCCTAAACTGGAAGCTGCCGGCTGGGATCTGAACGGTGCCAGAACCGGTGTAAAACCTGACAGCAAAATCCTCCTCTCTCCCCGTATCGCCTTTAACTGGGACGTTACCGGTGACCAGAGGACCCAGATCCGCGGTGGCGCCGGTATCTTTACCAGCCGCATTCCGTTTGTATGGGTTGGTGGCATTTACAACAATAATGGTGTGACCCTCGGTGAAATGGACGTAAAATACGATCCTACCAAACCAACCGCTCCGGGTAACCAGCCGATCGTGTTCAATCCGGCTTATGACAAACAGCCTTCTATCACTGCTGTTCCTTCCGGCCAGATCGACCTGTTTGCCAAAAACTTCAAATTCCCGCAGGTATTCAGAACCAGCCTCGCTGTTGACAGAAAACTGCCCTGGGGCATGGTTGGTACCCTCGAAGGTATCTTTACCAAAACCCTCAACAACGTTAACTACTACAACCTGGCATACGTAAAGAACGGTAACCAGACTGTTACCGGCAATGGTGGCGACAACCGTCCTATTTACAGAAAGATCGGTACTGACACCCTCGGTGCTTATCCTAACATCTACTACGCTGAAAATACCAGCAAAGGTTACACCTATAGCTTTACCGCCCAGTTGCAGAAAGCTTTCCGCAATGGTCTGAGCGCCAATGTTGCCTATACTTTCAGCCGTGCAAAAGGCCTGAACGACGGTCAGTCTTCCCAGAACTCTTCCCAGTGGCGTATGCCCAACGTAAGAGGTAAAAACGACCTCGATATGGCTTACTCTATCTATGATGGCGGTTCCCGTATCGTAGCTTCCGTATCCTATAAAAAAGAATACGCTGGCTTTATGGCGACCACTGTCAGCCTGTTTTATACCGGCCAGAATGGCGACCGCTTCTCTTATGGTTACAGAGACAATGCCGGCAACCTGAACATCACCAAAGATCTGCCTGGCTCCGGCGACGCTGGTCTGAGCATCATGTATGTTCCCAGAGATGCGAGCGAAATCCACCTCGTGGACTACAAAGACGCTGGCGGCAACACAGTATCTGCTGCTGATCAGTGGAACAGACTGAACAGCTTTATCGAAAACGATAAATACCTGGCTTCCCGCAGAGGTCAATACGTTGAAAGAAACGGCGTGAGAGCTCCGTTCTCCAACATCTTCGATCTTCACCTGGCACAGGATTTCTACATCAAACAGAAAAATGGTGTAAGACATACCCTGCAGTTGACTTTCGATATCTTCAACCTCGGTAACCTGATCAACAAAGATTGGGGCAGACTTTACACTGCACGTACCGGCATGAGCTACAACAACTATGGTCTGATCGACTTCGTTGGATTTGAAGCTGATGGTACCACACCGAAATTCAACTACACCGGTCCGGCTGCGAAAAACAAAACCGTTGCCCAGATCGATGACATTGGCTTACAGACTGCCCGCTGGCAGAGCCAGGTGGGTATAAGATATACTTTCAAATAA